Proteins co-encoded in one Cinclus cinclus chromosome 9, bCinCin1.1, whole genome shotgun sequence genomic window:
- the CCDC14 gene encoding coiled-coil domain-containing protein 14, with amino-acid sequence MAAPGAARPRKALSSGRLSGAAKLTDGRNQFGLRKGCHSDVEFCSTESDNQVDAIHNGLDRCAALLKNILQKEATGRETVHKRPGKTTTFKFTSKPLLTKGNNSMKKGLKRIITPAPVQKEIVPISNRKVASSITPSTEKEPSSAAQNQMVQSIHVPCSEHSPGVYQNLYEHVQTQMSLITGQSPEKTNEVPTVTPPTLNQGCQNVTALNYQLPTSSSALSLQHSANPVSTESGVPVDGANECVPVMGGSVVSPVVSAAAVAQIQSGTALTGVIPCTAPGASTPSVPALMPTSSAKEMAPSQEQQVKEADLIRCIQALLQSHEMLNGRTEQRGHHHCPEKHDGSCDTEEDTPEEHSEDTVSEEDELSVLDMSPVKETSCKTSYVKKILKSRKESPEETAHKVRTVKYLMGELRALVTDQGDSEMLRLMSEIEGSVSLLPAVVGSTNIQAEIALALQPLRSENAQLRRRLRILNQQLREQESSEKTSGHSCSYELISLQSLNMMLQSQLKESQKGLDSLQAKNEELLKIIECQKEENKHLAKGIQDKEEELLENKQQYDIHSTKLKIEVEETLGTVKSLQFKLEASEKENKILGITLRQRDAEVKRLRELTRALQGSMAKLLSDLTGDNVRPKPEKSLSKSLLEDHEKQMEPELFPGSASVMTYLKTLEMDHILIDKDLQFSNKIGEVEMHNLSYEKFAAEGSKINSTFTEEWTSAPRGPPAPLKQDAETGSDSGTLLDDQTKVDETIYIPLTSSASKKQQPVSGRSVLSQSRGACQRLDYHCELPSSVQQYGCEDPTLLDKLNGGHSVKKTLENTLEVTGDKAKPEGDKVQVRSRGIPSVAAKDFMDKPDQPQPDTYPCASMPFPTGISEKTGSEAVDFSCISFDDFSGRSDWSASSFSTFTSRDEEDFKNSLAALDANIARLQRTLQSNIRKQ; translated from the exons atGGCCGCTCCGGGGGCAGCGCGGCCCCGCAAG GCTCTGTCTTCTGGAAGGCTGTCAGGAGCAGCTAAACTAACAGATGGAAGAAATCA GTTTGGCTTAAGGAAAGGATGTCATTCTGATGTAGAATTCTGTTCCACTGAATCTGACAATCAG GTTGATGCTATTCATAATGGACTTGACCGTTGTGCAGCTTTACTGAAGAATATCTTACAAAAGGAAGCTACAG GAAGGGAGACTGTCCATAAACGACCTGGGAAAACAACTACCTTTAAATTTACTTCCAAGCCTTTGCTAACTAAAGGAAATAATTCCATGAAGAAAGGGTTAAAAAGAATCATTACTCCTGCCCCTGTTCAAAAAGAAATTG tgCCAATATCAAATAGAAAAGTTGCCTCATCTATCACACCTTCTACTGAGAAGGAACCTTCCAGTGCAGCacagaatcaaatggttcaaTCAATTCATGTGCCTTGCAGTGAACACTCTCCTGGGGTGTATCAGAATCTGTATGAGCATGTGCAAACTCAGATGTCTCTGATAACTGGCCAGTCCCCAGAGAAGACTAATGAAGTTCCTACTGTAACTCCTCCTACCTTAAACCAGG GGTGCCAAAATGTTACAGCTTTGAATTATCAGTTACCTACCTCCTCATCAGCACTGTCCCTGCAGCATTCAGCTAATCCTGTATCCACTGAGTCA GGTGTTCCTGTAGACGGTGCCAATGAATGTGTGCCAGTGATGGGAGGATCTGTGGTTTCCCCAGtggtttctgctgctgctgttgcacaAATACAGTCTGGAACTGCTCTTACTGGTGTGATCCCTTGTACAGCACCAGGAGCATCAACCCCTTCAGTGCCTGCACTGATGCCAACATCTTCTGCCAAAGAGATGGCCCCAAGCCAAGAGCAGCAGGTAAAAGAAGCAGATTTGATACGGTGCATACAAGCCCTGCTACAATCCCATGAAATGCTGAATGGCAGAACTGAACAGAGGGGCCATCATCACTGTCCAGAAAAACATGATGGCTCATGTGACACAGAGGAGGATACTCCTGAAGAGCACAGTGAGGACACTGTCAGTGAAGAAGATGAATTGAGTGTACTTGACATGTCTCCAGTGAAAGAGACAAGCTGTAAGACAAGTTATGTGAAGAAGATTCTAAAATCTAGAAAAGAAAGTCCAGAAGAAACAGCCCATAAAGTTAGGACTGTAAAGTATCTTATGGGTGAGCTCAGAGCACTGGTAACAGATCAAG GCGACTCAGAAATGCTGAGGTTGATGAGTGAAATCGAAGGCTCCGTATCATTGCTCCCAGCTGTGGTGGGAAGTACGAACATCCAGGCTGAAATAGCTCTGGCTTTGCAGCCTCTGCGCAGTGAGAACGCACAGCTGCGCAG GAGACTAAGAATATTAAACCAGCAACTTAGGGAACAAGAAAGCAGTGAGAAGACATCTGGACACAGCTGCAGCTATGAAT TGATTTCTTTGCAGTCCTTGAATATGATGCTCCAGAGTCAATTGAAAGAGTCACAGAAAGGCCTTGATTCACTGCAGGCTAAAAATGAAGAACTACTGAAAATAATAGAAtgtcagaaagaagaaaataaacatcttGCAAAAGGTATTCAAGATAAAGAAGAAGAATTGCTAGAGAACAAACAGCAATATGACATTCATTCCACCAAGCTCAAGATTG AAGTGGAGGAGACATTAGGAACTGTGAAGAGCCTTCAGTTTAAGCTGGAAGCTTcggagaaagaaaataagattttgggCATAACGTTACGTCAGCGTGATGCAGAAGTTAAAAGACTGAGGGAATTAACCAG AGCCTTGCAGGGCAGCATGGCCAAGCTTCTGTCTGACCTCACAGGGGACAATGTTAGACCCAAACCTGAAAAATCTCTCTCAAAGTCTCTTTTGGAAGACCATGAAAAGCAGATGGAACCTGAGCTGTTTCCTGGGAGTGCTTCAGTAATGACTTACCTTAAAACATTAGAAATGGATCATATTTTGATAGATAAGGATCTTCAATTCTCAAATAAAATTGGAGAAGTAGAAATGCACAATCTGTCCTATGAAAAGTTTGCTGCTGAAGGAAGTAAAATTAACAGTACGTTCACAGAGGAATGGACATCAGCTCCCAGAGGACCACCAGCTCCATTGAAGCAAGATGCAGAAACAGGGAGTGATTCTGGAACTTTACTAGATGACCAAACCAAGGTGGATGAGACAATTTACATTCCACTGACTAGCAGTGCCTCTAAGAAACAGCAGCCAGTCTCTGGAAGAAGTGTgctctcccagagcagaggggcttgTCAGAGGCTGGATTACCACTGTGAGCTCCCAAGCTCTGTGCAGCAGTATGGATGTGAGGATCCAACTCTATTGGATAAATTAAATGGTGGGCACAGTGTGAAAAAGACTTTGGAAAACACACTTGAAGTTACAGGGGATAAAGCGAAGCCAGAAGGAGACAAAGTCCAAGTGAGATCAAGAGGCATTCCAAGTGTGGCTGCAAAAGATTTCATGGATAAACCAGACCAGCCTCAGCCTGATACATACCCTTGTGCATCTATGCCATTTCCAACAGGGATTTCTGAGAAAACAGGCAGTGAAGCAGTTGATTTTAGTTGCATTTCATTTGATGATTTCTCAGGGAGGTCTGACTGGAGTGCCTCTTCCTTCTCAACATTTACTTCTCGAGATGAAGAGGACTTTAAAAATAGCTTAGCAGCCTTGGATGCCAACATAGCCAGGTTACAAAGGACTCTACAAAGTAACATTAGGAAACAATGA